From Ignavibacteriota bacterium, a single genomic window includes:
- a CDS encoding tetratricopeptide repeat protein produces MDEQELIKEQLEKNPKDADLWYLLGNTYQVESYSFAEQKMFDEKRNCYEKAIKCNPFHNDARFALAQMEELRNWEDGALTHYEYIKKRTPEYPTIDECIRRCEEKKSNWHSKDIPRFVEKVKENPTDANANRQLGYLYWSQKQYDLALKYHTRAFELAPGESESAAFLAITLAAMKNFREAITYCLIQLSLEEDEGEQGVILRHIGEYYTELKEYAKAREYYFKALEKFSDDPQFQAYTKEDIGFTFYMEEHDETALVYLLDALSQQTDEHYIQPLLSKIGELYCRMSKFQEALPYLQRAVTLKKDDDKSFYVLGIAYSSLDEFGLAETAYKMALNANPRFDRALHNLALIYRRNGDYTTAIELFKQAIASNPDLLLAYSNLARIYLRLQDEEQAAIYLEEYLKRGGKEEDLY; encoded by the coding sequence ATGGACGAACAAGAACTCATCAAAGAACAACTCGAAAAGAATCCGAAGGATGCCGATTTGTGGTATCTTCTCGGGAATACGTATCAAGTAGAGTCGTATTCCTTTGCCGAACAGAAAATGTTCGATGAAAAAAGAAATTGCTACGAGAAAGCAATCAAGTGCAATCCGTTTCACAACGATGCGCGCTTCGCATTGGCGCAGATGGAAGAACTACGGAATTGGGAAGACGGCGCGCTCACTCATTACGAATACATCAAGAAACGTACTCCTGAATATCCTACTATTGACGAATGTATCAGGCGTTGTGAAGAGAAGAAATCGAATTGGCATTCAAAAGACATTCCTCGCTTTGTTGAAAAAGTAAAAGAGAATCCAACGGATGCAAATGCGAACAGGCAACTTGGATATTTGTACTGGAGTCAGAAACAATACGACCTTGCTTTGAAGTATCATACACGAGCATTCGAACTTGCACCGGGAGAATCGGAGAGTGCGGCATTCCTCGCGATAACACTCGCCGCAATGAAGAATTTTCGCGAAGCAATAACGTACTGCCTCATACAACTTTCGCTCGAAGAGGATGAAGGGGAACAAGGAGTTATTCTCCGCCACATCGGTGAGTATTATACTGAATTGAAAGAGTACGCGAAAGCACGGGAGTATTATTTCAAAGCATTAGAAAAGTTTTCCGATGACCCTCAATTTCAGGCATACACGAAGGAAGATATCGGCTTCACCTTTTACATGGAAGAACATGATGAGACAGCTCTTGTTTATTTGCTCGACGCACTTTCACAACAGACCGATGAACATTATATTCAACCACTCCTGTCTAAAATAGGAGAGTTGTATTGCAGGATGAGTAAATTTCAGGAAGCTCTCCCTTATTTGCAACGGGCTGTTACATTGAAGAAAGATGATGATAAATCCTTCTATGTCTTAGGTATTGCGTACTCATCGCTCGATGAATTCGGATTGGCAGAAACAGCATACAAGATGGCGCTCAATGCAAATCCGAGGTTTGACCGTGCATTGCATAATTTAGCCCTTATCTATCGGCGGAACGGCGACTATACAACTGCGATTGAATTGTTTAAACAAGCAATCGCCTCAAATCCTGATTTACTTCTCGCTTACTCAAATCTTGCACGGATATATCTCCGTTTACAAGATGAAGAACAAGCGGCGATATATCTGGAAGAGTATTTGAAACGCGGGGGAAAAGAAGAAGATTTGTATTAG